From Oceanococcus sp. HetDA_MAG_MS8, the proteins below share one genomic window:
- a CDS encoding HTTM domain-containing protein, with translation MPTAQTLPRLQEWRAQAYAWLMAPRDIAALAVFRMLIGGLMCVGALRFMHNGWIERMYVEPDFHFKFWGFEWVVVPPAPGLYALYWGIAATAFLVAIGAFYRVSIVAFWCLFTYAELMDVTTYLNHYYFISLIAFILCFLSPHRAWSVDAWRRPALRSDTLPAWQSYWLRFQVGLLYFYAGWAKFETDWLLHAQPLNLWLPPLSGLPLLGPFLEYTAVHFAFSWFAFVFDTTIIAFMLIRRTRPWAFLVILVFHFFTHLFFNIGLFPFIMVFSVLIFFEPNWPRRWLRRFHNRKEATSTAGHTPAALIGRKPWPLRHTLAAWGIASFCLFQFVMPLRHWLYPGTVLWHEQGMRFSWRVMLREKSGTLQYRVVHGPERKTVLISPNSYLTEDQYREMAGQPDMILQLAHHIRDEFLSKGLGPVEVYADSKVSLNGRKAHPMIRPGANLAEVQNTLAIADWITPAPSEAPPLQKPLRLMVQR, from the coding sequence ATGCCCACAGCCCAGACCTTGCCTCGCTTACAGGAGTGGCGTGCCCAGGCCTATGCCTGGCTGATGGCACCCCGCGATATCGCGGCGCTGGCGGTATTCCGTATGCTCATTGGCGGTCTAATGTGTGTGGGCGCGTTGCGCTTCATGCACAACGGCTGGATCGAGCGCATGTATGTGGAGCCCGATTTCCACTTCAAATTCTGGGGCTTTGAGTGGGTGGTAGTCCCCCCTGCGCCCGGGCTTTATGCCCTGTACTGGGGGATTGCAGCAACGGCATTCTTAGTGGCCATCGGAGCCTTTTACCGCGTCAGCATTGTGGCCTTTTGGTGTTTGTTCACCTACGCGGAGCTGATGGATGTCACCACCTACCTGAACCACTATTACTTCATCAGCCTGATTGCATTCATTCTGTGCTTCCTCTCCCCGCACAGAGCGTGGTCGGTAGATGCTTGGCGCAGGCCGGCGCTACGGTCGGATACTTTGCCGGCCTGGCAAAGCTACTGGCTACGTTTTCAGGTCGGGCTACTCTACTTCTATGCGGGATGGGCTAAGTTTGAAACCGACTGGCTGCTGCATGCCCAGCCTCTGAACCTGTGGCTACCACCGCTGAGCGGACTGCCTCTGCTTGGACCCTTCCTCGAATACACGGCTGTGCATTTCGCCTTCTCCTGGTTCGCCTTTGTATTCGACACCACCATCATCGCTTTCATGCTCATCCGACGCACGCGGCCCTGGGCTTTCCTAGTGATACTGGTGTTTCATTTTTTCACCCATTTGTTCTTCAACATTGGGCTATTTCCCTTCATCATGGTTTTCTCGGTGCTCATCTTCTTTGAGCCTAATTGGCCGCGAAGATGGCTGCGCCGCTTCCACAACCGCAAAGAAGCTACCTCCACTGCGGGGCATACACCCGCGGCTCTGATAGGGCGCAAGCCCTGGCCGCTGAGGCATACGCTGGCCGCCTGGGGCATTGCCAGCTTCTGTCTCTTCCAGTTCGTGATGCCGCTACGGCATTGGCTCTATCCCGGAACCGTTCTTTGGCATGAGCAGGGTATGCGTTTCTCCTGGCGGGTGATGCTGCGCGAAAAATCAGGAACGCTGCAGTACCGCGTGGTACACGGGCCCGAGCGCAAGACTGTTTTGATCTCCCCAAACAGCTACCTCACCGAAGACCAGTATCGGGAAATGGCCGGTCAGCCCGATATGATCCTGCAACTGGCACACCACATCCGCGATGAGTTTCTCAGCAAAGGGCTGGGGCCGGTTGAGGTGTACGCAGACTCTAAAGTCTCGCTCAATGGGCGCAAAGCGCACCCCATGATTCGGCCTGGTGCCAACCTCGCCGAGGTGCAGAACACTCTCGCCATTGCGGATTGGATTACCCCAGCTCCTAGTGAAGCCCCTCCCTTGCAAAAACCCTTGAGGTTGATGGTTCAACGATGA
- a CDS encoding DUF1800 domain-containing protein codes for MPTYDRRSFLQLSGQGLGLSAFATLLPSCGGDDSSGSEAPAPSPTPTPDPGPQAVLPAPAPEVLMLKRTSFGPSKASHAEIQALGIPGYLEQQLNPQSIDTTALENTVAQRYPRTLQSIPVQRAGFPDNQQSTIEQLLQARLLRAFTSPAQLLETMVEFWLDHFNVDLRNGVASIFHGSWERDTIRAHTFGAFRDLLGATARAPAMLYYLDNFLNVASSPQENYARELLELHTLGVDGGYTETDIKEVARCFTGWTLDRETGQFRYLPAIHDNGSKVVLGQFIPAGGGQSDVETVLDILATHPATARHLATKLCRRYIGDTPPIAAIDAVEQSFVATKGDMRSCLRTLLQSAEFAGSADQKFARPMEFLGQMWRAMPPASGFPQGNDARILLALLDQLGQAPYFWPAPNGYPDIASYWASTSGLLNRWRQSLLPNVPQFSNLVDVQALLGEARTQEDMVIHLEAGLLFRSLSDTDRELVLSYLQEQTGFASTTELPASAISTVGGLTASLLMSSVYFQLR; via the coding sequence ATGCCCACCTACGACCGCCGCAGTTTTTTGCAGCTGAGTGGCCAAGGCCTAGGGCTCAGCGCCTTTGCCACGCTGTTGCCGAGCTGTGGAGGCGACGACAGTTCGGGTTCTGAGGCCCCAGCGCCCTCGCCAACCCCCACACCTGACCCCGGCCCACAGGCTGTTCTGCCAGCTCCTGCCCCTGAGGTGCTCATGCTCAAGCGCACCAGCTTTGGCCCCAGTAAGGCGAGCCATGCTGAGATCCAGGCCTTAGGAATACCGGGCTACCTGGAACAACAGCTCAATCCGCAGAGTATCGACACGACAGCACTCGAAAACACGGTTGCGCAGCGCTACCCGCGTACCCTACAAAGCATTCCAGTACAGCGCGCCGGCTTTCCGGATAACCAGCAGAGCACCATTGAGCAGTTATTGCAGGCGAGGCTGCTGCGCGCATTTACCTCCCCCGCCCAACTCTTAGAGACGATGGTGGAGTTCTGGCTAGACCATTTCAATGTAGACCTACGCAATGGGGTCGCATCGATTTTTCATGGCAGCTGGGAGCGCGACACCATACGCGCCCACACATTCGGCGCATTTCGAGACTTGCTGGGAGCAACAGCGCGGGCCCCTGCCATGCTCTACTACCTGGACAATTTCCTCAACGTAGCCTCCAGCCCCCAAGAAAACTACGCCCGCGAGCTGCTGGAGCTGCATACCTTAGGCGTGGATGGGGGCTACACCGAAACCGACATTAAAGAGGTAGCCCGCTGCTTCACAGGCTGGACACTAGATCGCGAAACTGGCCAATTTCGCTACCTGCCGGCCATCCATGACAATGGCAGTAAAGTCGTTCTAGGGCAGTTTATTCCCGCCGGCGGTGGCCAGAGCGACGTGGAAACTGTGCTCGACATCTTGGCCACGCATCCAGCCACAGCACGCCATCTGGCCACCAAATTGTGCCGGCGCTACATTGGTGACACGCCGCCAATTGCAGCCATTGACGCCGTGGAGCAAAGCTTTGTCGCAACCAAGGGCGATATGCGGTCCTGCCTACGGACGCTGCTGCAATCCGCAGAGTTTGCTGGCTCAGCTGACCAAAAGTTCGCCAGGCCCATGGAGTTTTTGGGCCAGATGTGGCGCGCCATGCCTCCTGCGAGCGGCTTTCCTCAAGGCAACGATGCCCGGATTCTGCTCGCGCTCTTAGACCAACTCGGTCAGGCTCCGTACTTCTGGCCCGCCCCGAACGGTTACCCAGATATCGCCAGCTATTGGGCCAGTACTAGCGGTCTGCTAAACCGCTGGCGGCAGTCTTTACTGCCAAATGTTCCGCAGTTCTCGAATCTTGTGGATGTGCAAGCCTTGCTGGGGGAGGCCCGCACCCAAGAAGACATGGTCATTCACCTGGAGGCTGGTCTGCTGTTTCGGTCTCTGAGTGACACCGACCGCGAGCTGGTGCTGAGCTATCTCCAAGAGCAAACCGGCTTTGCCTCCACTACCGAACTGCCAGCCTCGGCCATCTCCACGGTGGGCGGACTCACCGCCAGCCTGTTGATGAGCTCCGTGTACTTCCAACTGCGCTGA
- a CDS encoding tetratricopeptide repeat protein produces MSKTRSARRPAATNPNLQQAIQLYSQGQFAACLNQIQTVLGSNPENGQAWHIAAAAAFAMQHHQDAELLWRTAIEKAPRLIEAHYNLGVLLYQTQRREEAAAAWEKTLKLAPKHTGALNNLGALMQEAGRYTEAEKAFRRALAADARNAQSMNNLAVLLLERQNNSEAESLLARAVALAPKDPDLLNNLGRCLARRRADDEAEAHYRRALDIDPEHADSRWGLGLLRLAQGDFAEGWPLYEARYHANKTRRNVIPPSLPFPQWQGEDLRGKRLLVMGEQGFGDQIQFARYLTQIKQSGASYVGLATRQALLPLLRTVEGVDQLYALESTTDYGSYDAWAFCMSLPLHCQTRLSNIPATQPYLRSLPERRSLWEPRLPSAGLRIGLVWAGNPQHENDANRSLPAAALVGALRRACPQAQLISLQAGVSADPSLALDEDFGPLIADFADTAAIVDQLDLVVCVDTAIAHLCGALGRPCFVLLPYLETDWRWLRDGTTNPWYPQAMRILRQDKAQQWEGVLRELEQALVTFQPEQRSEPSYEPSSAVNPDAEALLQAAVNLIPAGARVCALDSLATALERQLPWGAQLQGTDAPQTADMACLLSGLPNQPESLAQLKTFAELKVPLLFSPGPEASQLMASEREALQQLGYDTKPTATTQPSEAKEPCLLKLYPKSTSLPRVKKVHVLSFFNVGNFGDRLGFHLLSEMLPGHVQVSWGSLRPLQAPPPDCDLLILGIGNSLFGDLLSDELLEITQRVPTIGIFGTQYRDSWPATRLQALIGNLEHWYARYEEDLLLYGRGHSHVSHLGDWLIRAFPLRQAERKEQLVIDQKHCAEPAMDRLIQHIQSYQQVHSTRLHPLLCALTSAQRVSYSEQHESSETPAASGKFRSMLMDVFGRHYPENTLFTVDRDAVLAYRQQVQQRCSELQEHLHHLLRAGA; encoded by the coding sequence GTGAGTAAAACCCGTAGCGCCCGCCGCCCCGCAGCGACCAACCCGAACCTGCAGCAAGCCATTCAGCTGTACAGTCAGGGGCAATTCGCAGCCTGCCTGAATCAGATACAGACCGTTCTGGGCAGCAACCCCGAGAATGGGCAGGCTTGGCATATTGCCGCAGCAGCGGCCTTTGCCATGCAGCATCATCAAGATGCCGAACTGCTCTGGCGCACTGCCATAGAGAAAGCACCGCGCCTGATAGAAGCGCATTACAACTTAGGGGTATTGCTGTATCAAACGCAGCGCCGCGAAGAAGCGGCTGCCGCCTGGGAGAAAACCCTAAAGCTGGCGCCAAAACACACCGGTGCTCTCAATAATTTGGGGGCGCTCATGCAGGAAGCCGGGCGCTATACCGAGGCGGAAAAGGCCTTTAGACGTGCGCTCGCTGCGGATGCCCGGAACGCCCAGAGCATGAACAACCTTGCAGTGTTGCTGCTGGAACGGCAGAACAACAGCGAGGCCGAAAGCTTGTTAGCTAGGGCCGTGGCCTTGGCCCCCAAAGACCCCGACCTTTTAAATAATTTGGGACGCTGCTTGGCGCGGCGCCGCGCCGACGACGAAGCTGAAGCTCATTACCGGCGTGCTCTGGATATAGACCCTGAGCATGCCGACAGTCGCTGGGGCTTGGGCCTGCTGCGACTGGCGCAGGGCGATTTTGCCGAAGGCTGGCCACTGTATGAGGCCCGCTACCATGCCAACAAAACACGGCGAAACGTCATCCCGCCCAGTCTCCCTTTTCCCCAATGGCAAGGCGAAGACTTGCGGGGGAAACGGCTGCTGGTCATGGGTGAGCAGGGCTTTGGCGACCAAATTCAATTCGCCCGTTACCTCACCCAAATCAAGCAATCTGGAGCCAGCTATGTTGGCTTGGCCACCCGCCAGGCCCTGCTCCCTTTATTACGCACGGTAGAGGGCGTAGATCAACTCTATGCCCTGGAGTCCACGACGGACTATGGCAGCTACGACGCCTGGGCTTTTTGTATGAGCCTTCCGCTGCACTGCCAAACCCGCCTCAGCAACATTCCCGCCACACAGCCATACCTGCGCAGCTTGCCCGAACGCCGTTCTCTGTGGGAGCCGCGCCTGCCCTCAGCCGGATTACGCATTGGACTAGTCTGGGCTGGCAACCCTCAGCACGAGAACGACGCAAACCGTAGCTTGCCGGCCGCCGCATTAGTCGGCGCGTTGCGCCGAGCCTGCCCTCAAGCCCAGCTGATCAGCCTGCAAGCTGGTGTCAGCGCCGACCCTTCCCTGGCGCTGGATGAAGACTTTGGCCCGCTCATTGCGGATTTTGCTGACACGGCCGCCATCGTCGACCAGTTGGATCTGGTCGTTTGTGTGGATACTGCGATCGCCCACCTTTGCGGCGCTCTAGGTCGACCCTGCTTTGTGCTTTTACCCTACCTAGAAACCGACTGGCGCTGGCTGCGCGACGGCACAACAAACCCTTGGTATCCGCAGGCCATGCGGATCCTTAGACAAGACAAGGCTCAGCAATGGGAGGGTGTGCTCCGCGAATTGGAGCAGGCGCTGGTTACTTTCCAGCCGGAGCAGCGCTCAGAGCCATCGTATGAACCCAGCTCTGCGGTAAATCCCGATGCCGAAGCCCTGTTGCAGGCCGCCGTGAATCTCATCCCTGCTGGTGCACGTGTTTGCGCCTTGGACTCCCTTGCAACAGCGCTGGAACGACAGCTGCCTTGGGGCGCCCAGCTGCAAGGCACTGATGCCCCCCAGACTGCAGATATGGCCTGCTTACTCAGTGGCCTGCCAAACCAGCCTGAATCTTTAGCGCAGCTGAAGACCTTCGCCGAGCTAAAAGTCCCCTTGTTGTTCAGTCCCGGCCCCGAAGCCAGTCAACTCATGGCCAGCGAACGCGAGGCACTGCAGCAACTGGGGTATGACACCAAGCCAACAGCTACGACACAGCCTTCGGAGGCCAAAGAGCCCTGTTTACTCAAGCTGTACCCCAAAAGCACCTCATTACCTAGAGTCAAGAAAGTTCACGTACTCAGCTTTTTTAACGTGGGCAACTTCGGTGACCGGCTCGGCTTTCATCTTCTCTCCGAGATGTTACCGGGGCATGTGCAGGTCAGTTGGGGAAGCCTACGCCCGCTGCAAGCTCCGCCCCCCGACTGTGATCTCCTCATTTTAGGTATTGGTAACTCTTTATTCGGAGACCTGCTCAGCGATGAACTGCTAGAGATCACCCAGCGGGTCCCCACCATCGGCATCTTTGGCACGCAGTATCGAGACTCCTGGCCAGCCACACGACTACAAGCATTAATTGGCAATCTCGAGCATTGGTACGCCCGCTACGAGGAAGACCTCTTGCTTTATGGGCGTGGTCACAGCCATGTCAGCCACCTGGGAGACTGGCTCATCAGAGCATTTCCTCTGCGTCAGGCCGAGCGCAAAGAGCAGCTCGTCATCGATCAAAAGCACTGTGCCGAACCCGCCATGGACCGGCTAATACAACACATTCAGTCCTACCAACAGGTGCACTCTACACGCCTGCACCCCCTACTCTGCGCGCTCACCAGCGCACAACGCGTGAGCTATAGCGAACAACACGAGTCCTCGGAGACACCGGCGGCCTCAGGCAAGTTTCGCTCAATGCTGATGGATGTGTTTGGCCGCCACTATCCCGAGAACACACTCTTTACAGTCGACCGAGATGCGGTCCTGGCCTACAGACAACAGGTGCAGCAGCGCTGCTCGGAGCTGCAAGAACACCTCCATCATCTATTGCGTGCAGGCGCATGA
- a CDS encoding imelysin family protein yields the protein MSYQTPPSLEACPALRTTIYAALLTLTVACGGGGGGSSAADPDPTAAPTPTTSPTPAPGDGGEQPVEGDAARRAVLSDIGSNIVLPALRDFEQQALALQTAVAGLAASPGDATAIASARAAWVAAMASWQRNEVYQVGPAGRSSNPDAVAGGQDFRDLIYSWPFTLDRCGIEGAALNGSAVTAATPVNQVGLGALEYLLYTNGPDADCPDAPTTAQRAAHAARLADRLVVLASALRQRWEPDDGNFLAQWSRAGLDSVTYSAPQDALDALSIALFHVEKVSKDRKTALPTGIPVSGLECSDPVACPEFLESPLSQTSGAHLLVNMRAFRDIFTGVDGSMGINDLLIGVGRQDLADDLITELDLAIDAMEAIEAGAGFDAAVAAIDDSTECVNASSNATGLAPCAFHGLIKNAMDIFRAPIVSALGLAIPQAAAGDND from the coding sequence ATGTCCTACCAAACCCCACCGTCGCTGGAAGCTTGTCCTGCGCTGCGTACCACAATCTATGCGGCGCTCCTCACTTTGACTGTGGCCTGCGGTGGTGGCGGTGGAGGCTCTTCGGCGGCAGACCCAGACCCCACAGCTGCACCGACACCCACGACCTCACCCACGCCTGCCCCGGGCGACGGTGGCGAGCAGCCCGTAGAAGGCGATGCTGCCCGTCGGGCCGTGCTCAGCGACATCGGTAGCAACATTGTGTTGCCAGCACTGCGCGACTTCGAACAGCAGGCGCTCGCTTTGCAAACTGCTGTTGCGGGCCTTGCCGCCAGCCCCGGTGACGCAACTGCCATAGCAAGTGCACGTGCTGCCTGGGTAGCGGCTATGGCGAGTTGGCAGCGCAATGAGGTCTACCAGGTCGGCCCTGCGGGGCGCTCCAGCAACCCCGATGCTGTGGCTGGCGGTCAGGACTTCCGCGACCTCATATATTCCTGGCCCTTCACCTTGGATCGTTGCGGCATTGAAGGCGCTGCCCTGAATGGCAGTGCTGTCACCGCGGCAACCCCCGTCAATCAGGTCGGTTTAGGGGCACTGGAGTACTTGCTGTACACCAATGGCCCCGACGCGGATTGCCCAGATGCGCCAACCACCGCGCAGCGGGCAGCGCATGCTGCGCGCCTTGCCGATCGTTTGGTGGTTCTAGCGAGCGCCCTGCGCCAGCGTTGGGAGCCAGATGATGGCAATTTCCTGGCTCAGTGGAGCCGTGCCGGCCTGGATAGCGTCACCTACTCCGCCCCTCAAGACGCCCTGGATGCGCTGTCCATAGCCTTGTTCCACGTGGAGAAGGTGAGCAAAGATCGCAAAACCGCTTTGCCTACCGGGATCCCGGTATCCGGGCTGGAGTGTTCAGACCCAGTAGCGTGTCCGGAATTTCTGGAGTCGCCGCTGTCGCAAACCTCTGGCGCTCACTTGCTGGTGAATATGCGGGCCTTCCGCGACATCTTCACCGGCGTTGATGGATCTATGGGGATCAACGACCTGCTCATTGGTGTTGGACGCCAAGACCTTGCCGATGACCTCATCACCGAACTCGACCTTGCCATCGATGCCATGGAAGCTATTGAGGCTGGAGCGGGTTTTGATGCCGCGGTCGCTGCGATTGATGACTCTACCGAGTGTGTCAACGCCTCGTCGAATGCTACAGGTTTGGCGCCCTGTGCCTTCCATGGACTGATCAAAAACGCCATGGATATCTTCCGTGCACCCATCGTATCGGCGCTTGGCCTGGCCATCCCCCAAGCCGCTGCTGGTGACAACGACTAG
- a CDS encoding TonB-dependent receptor, translating to MTPTQALAQDEADEAATADTADAEPGSLKSMIVYGIFDDPNRVTGSAHRLTEDQLEAFRHTDINRILNFVPGVYTREEDGFGLRPNIGLRGASAERSVKVMLMEDGVPLAPAPYSAPAAYFFPINARIAGVEVFKGPASIQYGPQTVGGAINLLSTPIPNDTEFMAELGLGDFGFQQLHTRGGTRTDDWGFFGEFVHMGSDGFKDLDGGGNTGFDKNELMLKAGRSLGPGEIEFRLSYADEVSNETYLGLTESDLRAQPFRRYAASALDRMEWTWLSGRVDYTQTLWGGRIALTAYAQELERAWLKFNNFRGANIGDVLNNPEGPINQLFVGILNGNNTDGVSGSPDDILIGTNDRLINQSGLQGRFELTFGNAIAHSLELGARLHTDRIRRLHDEFAYEQDQGELVINDQARSITTDNTGWTRALSIWAQDEMSIGRWLIVPGLRIEAIQNSFNNRLVPAKQENDYLELLPGIGVIYAASAQLDLIAGVHRGFSPALPSLTEDLEPEESLNFELGSRWQSPLGFVELMAFYNDYSNLTAVCTVSAGCAPGDLDTQTSAGQVVTQGLELGWNHSFAATKEYSIPVSINYTYTDAEFGEDFSSTNPQYGDVEEGFELPYLPPHRGNATVGLASQQWDLNLSITYIDRMRDVAGAGPFAANEGSDETTVIDLAGRYRHGKHWTLTARIDNLADEVYVVSRRPFGARPGLPRSARLLLRYDY from the coding sequence ATGACTCCCACACAGGCTCTTGCTCAGGACGAGGCCGATGAGGCCGCCACTGCAGACACCGCGGATGCAGAACCGGGCTCCCTCAAATCCATGATCGTCTACGGCATCTTCGACGATCCAAACCGGGTGACTGGCTCCGCTCATCGACTGACCGAAGATCAACTAGAAGCCTTCAGGCACACCGACATTAATCGCATCCTGAACTTCGTTCCCGGTGTGTATACCCGGGAAGAAGACGGTTTTGGCTTACGTCCCAACATTGGCTTACGCGGCGCCAGTGCCGAGAGAAGCGTGAAAGTCATGCTGATGGAAGATGGGGTTCCACTTGCGCCAGCGCCGTATTCCGCGCCTGCAGCCTACTTCTTCCCCATTAATGCACGGATTGCCGGAGTTGAAGTCTTTAAGGGCCCCGCATCCATCCAGTACGGACCACAAACGGTGGGCGGCGCCATCAACCTGCTATCCACCCCCATTCCCAACGACACTGAGTTTATGGCGGAACTGGGCCTGGGCGATTTCGGCTTCCAGCAGCTCCATACGCGCGGCGGTACCCGAACCGATGACTGGGGCTTTTTCGGCGAATTTGTCCATATGGGTAGCGATGGTTTCAAAGATTTGGATGGCGGCGGCAACACCGGCTTTGACAAGAACGAGCTCATGCTTAAAGCCGGCCGCTCTTTGGGCCCCGGCGAGATCGAGTTTCGACTCTCTTACGCTGATGAAGTGTCGAACGAAACCTACCTAGGGCTCACAGAAAGCGACCTCCGGGCCCAACCCTTCCGACGCTACGCCGCCAGCGCCTTAGATCGAATGGAGTGGACTTGGCTCAGCGGCCGCGTGGACTACACCCAGACCCTATGGGGCGGGCGCATTGCCTTGACCGCCTATGCGCAAGAATTGGAACGCGCTTGGTTGAAGTTCAATAATTTCCGTGGGGCCAATATCGGCGATGTGCTCAACAATCCCGAGGGCCCCATCAATCAACTCTTCGTGGGCATCCTGAATGGAAACAATACGGATGGCGTGAGTGGCTCACCCGATGACATCCTCATCGGCACGAATGATCGCCTGATTAATCAATCGGGCCTTCAGGGGCGCTTCGAATTGACATTTGGCAACGCCATTGCGCATTCCCTGGAGCTGGGAGCCCGGCTGCATACCGATCGTATCCGTCGCCTGCATGACGAGTTTGCCTATGAACAGGACCAGGGCGAACTCGTAATCAATGACCAAGCTCGATCAATCACAACCGACAACACCGGTTGGACGCGTGCACTCTCGATATGGGCACAGGATGAAATGTCGATTGGACGCTGGCTCATTGTTCCTGGTTTACGCATTGAAGCCATCCAAAACAGCTTCAACAATCGCCTGGTACCCGCCAAGCAAGAGAATGATTATTTAGAGCTGCTACCAGGTATTGGCGTGATCTATGCTGCAAGCGCGCAGCTGGACCTCATCGCCGGGGTGCATCGCGGATTCTCTCCAGCGCTTCCGTCACTCACGGAAGATTTGGAACCTGAGGAATCCCTGAACTTTGAATTGGGGAGCCGCTGGCAAAGCCCCTTAGGCTTTGTGGAGCTGATGGCCTTCTACAATGACTACAGCAACCTCACTGCCGTATGTACCGTTTCCGCAGGATGCGCGCCGGGCGACCTTGACACCCAGACCAGCGCCGGTCAGGTTGTCACTCAGGGCCTGGAACTAGGCTGGAATCATAGCTTTGCAGCGACAAAGGAGTATTCCATCCCGGTCAGCATTAACTACACCTATACCGACGCTGAGTTTGGGGAAGACTTCTCCTCTACCAATCCCCAATATGGTGATGTTGAGGAAGGCTTTGAGCTGCCGTACTTACCTCCGCACCGAGGCAACGCGACTGTGGGTCTGGCCTCACAACAATGGGATCTCAATCTCTCCATCACCTACATCGACCGCATGCGCGATGTGGCAGGGGCTGGTCCCTTTGCCGCCAATGAAGGCTCGGATGAAACCACGGTGATCGATCTGGCTGGACGCTACCGGCACGGCAAACACTGGACTCTCACCGCCAGAATCGACAACCTTGCCGACGAGGTTTACGTAGTATCGCGGCGGCCGTTTGGGGCTAGACCTGGGCTTCCCAGGAGTGCCCGGCTGCTATTGCGCTACGACTATTAG
- a CDS encoding DUF1501 domain-containing protein: MSLTRHHLLHGRWKSDSDQAPVLICIFQRGAADALNSLVPYQDDDYYHARPTLALPAPQGSSQTLDVDGFFALPQASAGLKTLYDQGHLALIPACGLPHGSRSHFDAQTLVESGVTDKTQVDLGWLGRYLQATASPHDALFRATAISGSVPRALLGAPDPLAVSSLGDFGLGELGGSPYQDLLSELYGSNTPYNQEAQSALGAMDVLAMAQPEQFLPDNGADYPAGELGGKLLQAAQIIKANMGAEILCLDVGGWDHHENQANFLPGSLQGLADSLLALHTDLGTRMQRVTVLVMTEFGRRVAENGSRGTDHGSAGLVYALGAGVQGGQIHGRWPGLSAANLQDGEDLAITTDLRSLLVQTLSRRLGFANALSLFPGFTEPAQPPQVIAPS, translated from the coding sequence ATGTCCCTAACCCGCCACCATCTGCTGCACGGACGCTGGAAGTCGGATTCCGACCAAGCACCCGTACTGATCTGCATCTTCCAGCGCGGAGCTGCCGATGCTTTGAACAGCCTGGTTCCGTACCAGGATGACGATTACTATCACGCGCGCCCCACGCTCGCCCTGCCAGCGCCGCAGGGCAGCAGCCAGACCCTGGATGTGGACGGCTTTTTTGCCCTGCCCCAAGCCAGCGCCGGACTCAAAACCCTCTACGATCAGGGGCATTTGGCCTTAATCCCGGCCTGCGGACTACCGCATGGAAGTCGCTCGCACTTCGACGCGCAAACCCTGGTGGAGTCCGGGGTTACTGACAAGACCCAGGTGGACCTGGGATGGTTAGGCCGCTACCTCCAAGCCACCGCTTCGCCGCACGACGCCCTGTTTCGCGCGACGGCCATCTCGGGTAGTGTGCCCCGCGCCCTACTGGGCGCACCGGACCCGCTGGCCGTGTCCAGCCTGGGCGACTTTGGCCTGGGCGAGTTAGGCGGCAGCCCCTACCAGGACCTATTGTCTGAGCTTTACGGCAGCAACACACCCTATAACCAGGAGGCGCAATCGGCACTCGGGGCCATGGATGTCCTAGCCATGGCTCAACCTGAACAATTCTTGCCAGACAATGGCGCCGACTATCCCGCAGGAGAGCTCGGCGGCAAGTTGCTGCAGGCTGCACAAATCATCAAGGCCAATATGGGAGCTGAAATCCTCTGCCTGGATGTCGGTGGCTGGGATCACCACGAAAACCAGGCCAACTTTTTGCCAGGCTCACTGCAAGGACTGGCGGACAGCCTGCTGGCCCTGCATACCGACCTGGGAACACGGATGCAGCGAGTTACTGTTCTGGTGATGACCGAGTTCGGCCGACGCGTAGCCGAGAACGGCTCGCGGGGGACTGACCACGGCAGCGCAGGACTGGTGTACGCCCTCGGCGCCGGCGTTCAGGGCGGCCAGATTCATGGGCGCTGGCCTGGGCTATCAGCCGCGAATTTACAAGATGGAGAAGACCTTGCCATCACCACCGACCTACGCAGCCTGCTCGTCCAAACTCTTTCACGACGACTGGGTTTCGCGAATGCCCTCAGCCTCTTTCCAGGGTTTACGGAGCCCGCCCAGCCGCCGCAGGTCATAGCGCCTAGCTGA